The Halorhabdus sp. BNX81 genome includes a region encoding these proteins:
- a CDS encoding PPOX class F420-dependent oxidoreductase, translating into MASIPAAFQDLFEKRTFAHLTTMTADGKPHTTPVWVDYDADDDRILINTERGRRKERNVARDPTVSVSMTDPDNPYRFLSVTGEVESTTTEGAREHIDALAQRYLDEEEYPTPIETERVILRISAVEVITGDVE; encoded by the coding sequence ATGGCGAGCATTCCCGCCGCGTTTCAGGACCTCTTCGAGAAACGGACCTTCGCCCATCTGACCACGATGACCGCAGACGGGAAGCCACACACAACACCCGTGTGGGTCGACTACGACGCCGACGACGACCGGATTCTGATCAATACCGAACGCGGGCGACGCAAGGAGCGGAACGTGGCCCGCGACCCGACAGTTTCGGTGAGCATGACAGACCCGGACAACCCCTATCGGTTCCTGTCGGTGACCGGCGAAGTCGAATCGACGACGACCGAGGGCGCACGTGAGCACATCGACGCGCTCGCACAGCGATATCTCGACGAGGAGGAGTATCCGACACCGATCGAGACCGAGCGGGTCATTCTTCGGATCAGCGCTGTGGAAGTCATCACGGGTGACGTAGAGTGA
- the rqcH gene encoding ribosome rescue protein RqcH, translating to MDRKRELTSVDCAALAGELRAFVGAYHEKSYLYDDDLLRLKLSGPNFGRIELLIEVDDPKRVHTITPDRVPNAPERPPNFAMMLRNRLEGAQLESVEQFEFDRILQLRFERSDDHTTIIAELFGDGNLAVLDETDTVIDSLETVRLQSRTVTPGSQYEFPSARFNPLTVEYETFVERMRQSDADVVRTLATQLNFGGLYGEELCSRAGVPYNQAIEETTDAEFEALYDAVNDLSTRLREGDLDPRLYFETDDQETPVDVTPVPLVEYEEKPSEPFDSFNDALEAYFLGLEQEPDEEETGSNRPDFEAEIEKQKRIIQQQEGAIEDFEEDAEAQREKAELLYANYDLVDEVLSTVQDARAAETPWDEIEATLSAGKDQGIPAAEAVRDVDGSEGTVTVQIDDHHIELDADTGVEKNADRLYQEAKRIEGKKAGAEEAIENTREQLEAVKQRREEWEASDGDDGDEADGESEEGADVDWLTRESIPIRTSEEWYERFRWFHTSDGFLVIGGRNADENEELVKKYLDRGDLFFHTQAHGAPATILKATGPSEAPPDDISIPESSREEAAQFAISYSTLWKEGKYAGDVYCVGPDQVTKTPESGEYLEKGSFAIRGDRTYYDDTPVGVAVGITCEPETRVIGGPPSAIAGQAETAIEVEPGRYAQNDIAKRLYREFKGRFADESFVRKVASPDLLQEFLPAGGSRMVEE from the coding sequence ATGGACCGCAAGCGGGAACTCACCAGCGTGGACTGTGCCGCACTCGCCGGGGAACTCCGGGCGTTCGTCGGCGCGTACCACGAGAAATCCTATCTCTACGACGACGATCTGCTCCGCCTCAAGCTGAGCGGCCCGAACTTCGGCCGGATCGAACTGCTGATCGAGGTCGACGACCCCAAGCGCGTGCACACGATCACTCCGGATCGGGTTCCCAACGCGCCCGAGCGACCGCCGAACTTCGCGATGATGCTCCGGAATCGGCTGGAGGGTGCACAACTCGAGAGCGTCGAGCAGTTCGAGTTCGACCGCATCCTCCAGTTGCGCTTCGAACGCAGCGACGACCACACGACGATCATCGCCGAGCTGTTCGGCGACGGGAACCTCGCCGTGCTCGACGAGACGGACACCGTCATCGATTCGCTGGAAACCGTCCGGCTGCAATCCAGAACAGTCACGCCGGGCTCTCAATACGAGTTTCCGTCGGCGCGGTTCAACCCGCTCACCGTCGAGTACGAGACCTTCGTCGAGCGGATGCGACAGTCAGACGCAGACGTAGTGCGGACGCTGGCGACTCAGCTCAACTTCGGCGGGCTCTACGGCGAGGAACTCTGCTCGCGGGCCGGCGTTCCCTACAACCAGGCCATCGAGGAGACCACCGACGCGGAGTTCGAGGCACTGTACGACGCAGTGAATGACCTCTCGACACGACTCCGCGAGGGCGATCTCGACCCGCGACTCTACTTCGAGACGGACGACCAGGAGACGCCAGTCGACGTGACGCCGGTACCGTTGGTCGAGTACGAAGAGAAGCCGAGCGAGCCCTTCGACTCGTTCAACGACGCCCTCGAAGCGTACTTCCTCGGTCTGGAACAGGAGCCCGACGAGGAGGAAACCGGATCGAATCGACCGGACTTCGAGGCGGAGATCGAGAAGCAAAAGCGGATTATCCAACAGCAGGAAGGGGCCATCGAAGACTTCGAGGAAGACGCCGAGGCCCAACGCGAAAAAGCCGAACTCCTCTATGCGAACTACGATCTCGTCGACGAGGTGCTTTCGACGGTCCAGGACGCCAGAGCGGCCGAAACACCCTGGGACGAGATCGAGGCGACGCTTTCGGCCGGCAAGGACCAGGGGATCCCGGCCGCCGAGGCCGTCCGCGATGTCGACGGCAGCGAGGGGACAGTGACGGTGCAGATCGACGACCACCACATCGAACTCGACGCCGATACCGGCGTCGAGAAGAACGCCGACCGCCTCTACCAGGAGGCAAAGCGCATCGAGGGCAAGAAGGCCGGCGCGGAGGAGGCGATCGAGAACACCCGCGAGCAACTTGAGGCGGTCAAACAACGGCGTGAGGAGTGGGAAGCCAGCGACGGGGACGATGGTGACGAAGCGGACGGCGAGAGCGAGGAGGGAGCCGACGTCGACTGGCTGACTCGCGAATCCATTCCGATCCGGACGAGCGAGGAGTGGTACGAACGGTTCCGGTGGTTCCATACCAGCGATGGCTTTCTCGTGATCGGCGGCCGAAACGCCGACGAGAACGAGGAACTCGTCAAGAAGTACCTCGATCGCGGCGACCTGTTCTTCCACACCCAGGCCCACGGCGCGCCGGCGACCATCCTGAAGGCGACCGGGCCGAGCGAGGCCCCACCCGACGACATCTCGATCCCCGAGTCCAGTCGCGAGGAGGCCGCCCAGTTCGCCATCTCCTACTCGACGCTCTGGAAGGAGGGCAAATATGCGGGTGACGTCTACTGCGTCGGCCCCGACCAGGTCACCAAGACGCCCGAGAGCGGCGAGTATCTGGAGAAGGGGAGCTTCGCCATCCGGGGCGATCGAACCTATTACGACGACACGCCGGTCGGCGTGGCTGTCGGGATTACCTGCGAACCCGAGACGCGTGTGATCGGCGGCCCGCCGAGCGCGATTGCGGGACAGGCCGAGACTGCGATCGAAGTCGAACCGGGGCGGTACGCCCAGAACGACATCGCCAAGCGACTCTACCGGGAGTTCAAGGGCCGTTTCGCCGACGAGAGCTTCGTCCGGAAGGTCGCCAGTCCCGACCTGCTCCAGGAGTTCCTCCCGGCAGGTGGCAGCCGGATGGTCGAGGAGTGA
- a CDS encoding PIN domain-containing protein, with protein MKLVCDTNVVFSALIAGGKTRELILSDRTDLYAPEFFFTELDNHRAEIQEKSKLPGDDLDLLLAMLFEETDIVPREEFEPELQKARHHIAGADPDDVPFLALTLHLDVDVWSDDSDFEDQRAVTVWKTHDLVERFD; from the coding sequence ATGAAGCTGGTCTGTGATACGAACGTCGTCTTCTCCGCGTTGATCGCCGGCGGGAAAACCCGCGAGTTGATTCTCAGTGACCGAACCGATCTCTACGCGCCGGAGTTCTTCTTCACGGAACTCGACAACCATCGAGCGGAAATCCAGGAGAAGTCCAAGCTCCCGGGGGACGACCTGGACTTGCTACTCGCCATGTTGTTCGAGGAGACGGATATCGTCCCACGTGAGGAATTCGAACCGGAACTTCAGAAAGCACGCCACCACATCGCCGGAGCCGATCCCGACGACGTTCCGTTTCTTGCCCTCACCCTTCATCTCGATGTTGACGTCTGGAGCGACGATAGCGACTTCGAGGACCAACGAGCCGTCACCGTCTGGAAGACCCACGACCTCGTCGAGCGTTTCGACTGA
- a CDS encoding mRNA surveillance protein pelota, with translation MRIAERERVEGGRERLTLVPESLDDLWHLTYVIEPGDRVAGDTTRRIQRNDDQMRDTGGEREHIWAALDVEDVEFARFADRLRVSGVIDDCSREDQLGQHHTINVEQHDELDVEKTWKPDQMDRIEEAVEATDVPDVAIVTVEEAQAYVHTVEQYGTEERASIAGPTGKGEYARPREELFGELTDVLKRTDADAIILAGPGFTKQDALAYIEDEAPEVADSIRTVDTSAVGDRGVHEVLKRGAVEEVQEETRIAEEATLIDELMERIATGAKVAYGPDPVSEAAEYGAIEHLLVLDEPLRRARGDGDQWDIDVDRAIERTEQQGGDVTVFSREFDPGQQLSNLGGIAALLRYRLN, from the coding sequence ATGCGCATCGCCGAGCGGGAGCGCGTCGAGGGCGGTCGCGAGCGCCTGACGCTCGTCCCCGAGAGCCTCGACGACCTCTGGCATCTCACCTACGTGATCGAGCCGGGCGACCGGGTGGCCGGCGACACGACGCGCCGAATCCAACGCAACGACGACCAGATGCGGGACACGGGTGGCGAGCGTGAACACATCTGGGCGGCCCTCGACGTCGAGGACGTCGAATTCGCCCGCTTCGCTGATCGGCTCCGGGTCAGCGGCGTGATCGACGACTGTTCGCGGGAGGATCAACTCGGCCAGCATCACACGATCAACGTCGAGCAACACGACGAACTCGACGTCGAGAAGACCTGGAAGCCCGACCAGATGGATCGGATCGAGGAGGCCGTCGAGGCGACCGACGTCCCGGACGTTGCCATCGTGACCGTCGAGGAGGCCCAGGCGTACGTCCACACCGTCGAACAGTACGGCACCGAGGAACGGGCGTCGATTGCGGGGCCGACCGGGAAGGGCGAATACGCCAGACCCCGTGAAGAGTTGTTCGGGGAACTCACGGACGTGCTCAAGCGAACGGACGCCGACGCGATCATCCTCGCCGGCCCGGGTTTCACCAAGCAGGACGCGCTCGCCTACATCGAAGACGAGGCACCGGAAGTAGCTGACTCGATCCGCACGGTCGATACAAGCGCCGTCGGCGATCGGGGCGTCCACGAGGTGCTCAAGCGCGGGGCCGTCGAGGAGGTCCAGGAGGAAACCCGCATCGCCGAGGAGGCGACGCTGATCGACGAGTTGATGGAACGGATCGCGACCGGCGCGAAAGTGGCCTACGGCCCGGATCCAGTGTCTGAGGCCGCCGAGTACGGTGCCATCGAGCACTTGCTCGTCCTCGATGAACCGCTTCGCCGGGCGCGTGGCGACGGCGACCAGTGGGACATCGATGTCGATCGCGCCATCGAGCGGACTGAGCAGCAAGGCGGGGACGTGACCGTCTTCTCACGGGAGTTCGATCCGGGACAGCAACTCTCGAATCTCGGCGGGATCGCCGCGCTGTTGCGATATCGCCTGAATTAG
- a CDS encoding tRNA uridine(34) 5-carboxymethylaminomethyl modification radical SAM/GNAT enzyme Elp3: protein MSTDAPEAVEDPFERACEELIDRILNGDLDRDGLEAAKRDVCSKHSSPTVPKNSDLLDRAPDGRRDELAAVVRRKPMRTASGVSPVAIMTSPENCPHGKCLYCPGGPDSEFESAQSYTGQEPAAARGVQNDYDPYGQVTLRLHQLRKIGHPIEKVELILMGGTMTARSHDYQEWFVKRALQAMNEYDPNCDPEPSETESFAQDPEAYDFRYLEDVIADNETGSIRNVATTFETKPDWCGPEQVDRMLRLGGTKVEVGVQTTYESINREMHRGHGVDASIEANRRLRDAGFKVGFHMMPGQPGMTEEMVREDFRRLFERPEWRPDYLKIYPTLVVGGTVTYDMHRRDEFDPLTSEEAAELVADVKPMIPEYTRLQRVQRDIPAPLIEAGVQKSNLRQLARKRMESRGESCSCIRCREVGHSDEEPGDVTLDVEKYEVAGGTEHFISFEDRDRDLLVGFARLRFPGEVVRPELEEAAVIRELHVYGSEIPIGEAGEDGSDWQHQGYGRRLIERAEELAADAGYGKIAVLSGIGAREYYREQLGYRQDGPYVSKRL, encoded by the coding sequence ATGAGCACCGACGCGCCCGAGGCAGTCGAGGATCCGTTCGAACGCGCCTGCGAGGAGTTGATCGACCGGATCCTGAACGGCGATCTCGACCGCGACGGCCTCGAAGCTGCCAAGCGGGACGTCTGCTCGAAGCACTCCTCGCCGACGGTGCCGAAGAACTCGGATCTGCTCGACCGTGCGCCGGACGGTCGCCGCGATGAGCTGGCGGCCGTCGTGCGCCGCAAGCCGATGCGGACGGCCTCGGGCGTCTCGCCCGTGGCGATCATGACTTCACCGGAGAATTGCCCGCACGGGAAGTGTCTCTACTGCCCGGGCGGGCCGGATTCGGAGTTCGAGAGTGCCCAGAGCTACACCGGTCAGGAACCCGCCGCGGCCCGCGGGGTGCAAAACGACTACGACCCCTACGGACAGGTGACGTTGCGGCTCCACCAGCTCCGGAAGATCGGTCACCCGATCGAGAAGGTCGAACTCATCCTGATGGGCGGGACGATGACCGCCCGTAGCCACGACTATCAGGAGTGGTTCGTCAAGCGGGCACTCCAGGCGATGAACGAGTACGATCCGAATTGCGATCCCGAGCCCTCCGAAACAGAGAGCTTCGCCCAGGACCCCGAAGCGTATGACTTCCGCTATCTGGAAGATGTCATCGCCGACAACGAGACGGGATCGATCCGCAACGTCGCCACCACCTTCGAAACCAAGCCCGACTGGTGTGGCCCCGAACAGGTCGACCGGATGCTTCGGCTTGGCGGGACGAAGGTCGAGGTCGGCGTCCAGACCACCTACGAGTCGATCAACCGCGAGATGCACCGCGGTCACGGCGTCGACGCGAGCATCGAGGCCAATCGTCGTCTTCGGGACGCGGGGTTCAAGGTCGGTTTCCACATGATGCCGGGCCAGCCTGGCATGACCGAGGAGATGGTCCGGGAGGACTTCCGGCGGCTGTTCGAACGGCCCGAGTGGCGGCCGGACTACCTCAAGATCTATCCGACGCTCGTCGTCGGCGGGACCGTCACGTACGATATGCATCGCCGCGACGAGTTCGACCCCCTCACCAGCGAGGAGGCCGCCGAACTCGTCGCGGACGTCAAGCCGATGATCCCCGAGTACACGCGCCTCCAGCGAGTGCAGCGCGATATTCCGGCCCCCCTTATCGAGGCTGGTGTCCAGAAGTCCAACCTCCGCCAGCTTGCCCGCAAGCGCATGGAATCGCGTGGCGAGTCGTGTTCGTGTATCCGGTGTCGGGAAGTCGGCCACAGCGACGAGGAACCCGGCGACGTGACGCTGGACGTCGAGAAATACGAGGTTGCCGGTGGTACGGAGCACTTCATCAGCTTCGAGGATCGCGATCGAGATCTACTAGTCGGGTTCGCACGTCTCCGGTTCCCCGGCGAGGTCGTCCGGCCGGAACTCGAAGAGGCGGCTGTCATCCGAGAACTCCACGTCTACGGCAGCGAGATCCCGATCGGCGAGGCAGGCGAGGACGGCAGCGACTGGCAACACCAGGGCTACGGTCGTCGGCTCATCGAGCGCGCGGAGGAACTCGCCGCCGACGCCGGATACGGGAAGATCGCCGTCCTCAGTGGGATCGGCGCGCGCGAATATTATCGCGAGCAACTCGGGTATCGCCAGGACGGCCCGTACGTGAGCAAGCGGCTGTAA
- a CDS encoding ATP-binding protein — MSFENQPDFASQVADLNRYGQALNSCESVDEVVSLTLEAVSLLFDFPYATFVVVRNGHPEVADSTNPHFDPGDESTPVVTQAIDTGETVRRTGDEAGVVEDSDVTATLAVPASIVDEVIVVLVTRATSVDEIGAEHAEPLEILASHAATAISNIRSREQLERARKDLETRKEMIELYDRLLRHDLGNDLQVISGFTDFVADSVDGETLEYVERINHAAEDAADLIERVGDLVSTLEEADEPEPKSLRRELEETVSTVDTQYDDLTVEFDPADFECQVYGGDLLDSVFTNILSNAAIHNDEPVTVSIYAEEVNADAVVVGLADDGAGVPGEIRDEIFEMGRKGPDSEGTGLGLGFVRALTESYGGTVELRESDAGGADFRVVLERA, encoded by the coding sequence ATGTCATTCGAGAACCAGCCGGATTTCGCCAGCCAGGTTGCCGATCTGAATCGATACGGTCAGGCACTCAATAGTTGTGAGAGTGTCGACGAAGTCGTCTCGCTCACACTGGAAGCGGTGTCGCTGTTGTTTGATTTTCCCTACGCAACGTTCGTCGTGGTTCGAAACGGACATCCGGAAGTCGCAGACAGTACGAACCCCCACTTCGATCCAGGGGACGAGTCGACGCCGGTGGTGACCCAGGCCATCGACACCGGCGAGACGGTTCGTCGGACGGGAGACGAAGCCGGTGTGGTTGAGGATTCGGACGTAACGGCTACGCTTGCCGTCCCGGCGAGTATCGTCGACGAGGTCATCGTGGTGCTGGTCACACGAGCGACATCGGTCGACGAGATCGGCGCCGAACACGCCGAACCGCTCGAAATTCTCGCCTCCCACGCCGCCACCGCGATCAGTAACATCCGGTCGAGAGAACAACTCGAACGCGCACGAAAGGATCTCGAAACCCGCAAGGAGATGATCGAGCTGTACGACCGGCTCCTGCGACACGACCTGGGCAATGATCTGCAAGTGATCTCCGGATTCACTGATTTCGTCGCGGACAGCGTCGACGGTGAAACCCTGGAGTACGTCGAACGCATCAACCACGCGGCCGAGGACGCGGCCGACCTCATCGAACGCGTCGGAGATCTCGTCTCCACGCTGGAGGAGGCCGACGAACCCGAGCCCAAATCACTCCGGCGAGAACTCGAAGAGACAGTCTCGACTGTCGACACACAGTACGACGATCTCACTGTCGAGTTCGACCCCGCGGACTTCGAATGCCAGGTGTACGGTGGTGATCTACTCGATTCGGTGTTCACGAACATCCTCTCGAACGCGGCGATCCACAACGACGAACCCGTAACGGTCTCGATCTACGCTGAGGAAGTGAATGCGGATGCGGTGGTCGTCGGCCTGGCTGACGACGGTGCCGGCGTTCCCGGGGAGATCCGCGACGAGATCTTCGAGATGGGGCGAAAGGGGCCGGACAGCGAGGGGACCGGTCTGGGGCTGGGATTCGTCCGCGCGTTGACCGAATCCTACGGTGGGACGGTCGAACTCCGTGAGAGCGACGCCGGCGGGGCCGACTTCCGGGTCGTTCTCGAGCGCGCCTGA
- a CDS encoding OB-fold nucleic acid binding domain-containing protein: MGSCIICGTSVEGHICDIHEEDAVFEFRGSTPEQLTPGRYYRGTVDGFAEFGVFVDIGDSVTGLLHQSELDSRLESLDWQPGDTVYVRVTNVRDNGNVDLSWSIRQADEEFRGVLIDDPDEDHELLPEETDEPIEEESTPEDSAESTETESTESKPAEATAAGAVRTRDEAQTGGGTVGAEESEPEPATETSVTNESAEAEETADTADSESELTETERTPEPPSVDVGDLDGWVGDTVRITGEIVDARQTSGPTVFELRDGTGSVDCAAFVEAGVRAYPSVEEGAVVQIDGEVRERRGELQVETEELELFDEDKREAVLEEIEATLSERARPDEIDPLVDDEAVAAESESIRDVVGEIRRAVLEDRPVIVRHSATTDGYVGGAAIERAVLPLVRDRHDRRDAEYHYIDRRPLEGDVYGLDDATTDVTRMLGDRERHDENLPLLVFVAVGGTEESLDGFDLLDVYDAQRVVIDTVAEPAIVEAVDAALAPQADATSIAVADGTTRGPTASALAATVGAHVEEDVRPDLAHLPAVSYWGEVPDAYAEAAAEAGYDGTAVSEIREAVALEAYYQSYEDKRELVTDLLFGGRETTDADVRGLASHVSEQFREKLDVAVETAQENLDRRSVGDETIGVLDIDRFTHTYDFPPATLLLDELYRRSDDLTAIVGVDEDELHVRSGHELDVRQLVEMADETVEGADLEPLSTRSHRIEFLAGQRSTVVDAVLDAIVDSI; this comes from the coding sequence ATGGGTTCGTGTATCATCTGCGGTACGTCTGTCGAAGGGCACATCTGTGACATCCACGAGGAAGACGCGGTCTTCGAGTTTCGTGGGAGTACACCGGAACAGTTGACGCCGGGTCGATACTACCGCGGCACGGTCGACGGCTTCGCCGAGTTCGGCGTCTTCGTCGACATCGGCGATAGTGTCACTGGACTGTTACACCAGAGCGAGCTGGATAGTCGACTGGAGAGTCTCGACTGGCAACCCGGCGATACCGTTTACGTGCGCGTCACGAACGTGCGCGACAACGGCAACGTCGACCTCAGCTGGTCGATCCGCCAGGCCGATGAGGAATTCCGCGGCGTCTTGATCGACGATCCGGACGAGGATCACGAGTTGTTGCCCGAGGAGACAGACGAACCGATCGAAGAGGAATCGACACCCGAAGACAGTGCTGAATCAACCGAGACCGAGTCGACGGAATCGAAACCGGCTGAAGCGACTGCGGCCGGTGCCGTGCGGACGCGTGACGAAGCTCAGACCGGCGGCGGGACCGTCGGCGCGGAAGAATCTGAACCGGAACCAGCTACGGAGACATCGGTCACGAACGAGTCGGCGGAGGCCGAAGAAACTGCCGACACGGCAGATTCCGAGAGCGAACTAACCGAAACTGAACGCACCCCGGAACCACCGAGCGTCGATGTCGGCGACCTCGACGGGTGGGTCGGCGACACCGTTCGGATTACCGGCGAAATCGTCGACGCCCGCCAGACGAGTGGGCCGACCGTATTCGAACTCCGGGACGGCACCGGGAGTGTCGACTGTGCGGCGTTCGTCGAAGCCGGCGTCCGTGCGTACCCGAGTGTCGAGGAAGGTGCCGTTGTGCAAATCGACGGCGAAGTCCGCGAACGCCGCGGCGAGCTCCAGGTCGAGACCGAGGAACTGGAACTGTTCGACGAGGACAAACGCGAGGCAGTCCTCGAAGAGATCGAAGCGACGCTCAGCGAACGCGCCCGCCCCGACGAGATCGACCCGCTCGTCGACGACGAGGCGGTCGCCGCCGAAAGCGAATCGATCCGTGACGTCGTCGGCGAGATCCGGCGGGCTGTCCTCGAGGACCGGCCGGTGATCGTGCGCCACAGCGCGACGACCGACGGGTACGTCGGGGGCGCGGCGATCGAGCGCGCCGTCCTGCCGCTGGTTCGCGATCGCCACGACCGTCGTGACGCGGAGTATCACTACATCGATCGGCGGCCGCTCGAAGGTGACGTCTACGGCCTCGACGACGCGACCACCGACGTGACGCGGATGCTTGGCGACCGCGAGCGCCACGACGAGAACCTTCCCCTCCTGGTGTTCGTCGCCGTCGGCGGGACCGAGGAGTCCCTCGATGGGTTCGACCTGCTTGACGTCTATGACGCCCAGCGGGTGGTCATCGACACCGTCGCCGAACCGGCCATCGTCGAGGCTGTCGACGCGGCACTCGCCCCGCAGGCCGATGCAACCTCGATTGCCGTCGCCGACGGAACGACGCGTGGGCCGACCGCGAGCGCGCTTGCGGCGACGGTCGGTGCTCACGTCGAGGAAGACGTCCGACCCGATCTGGCGCACCTGCCGGCCGTGAGTTACTGGGGCGAAGTGCCCGACGCCTACGCCGAGGCTGCCGCCGAGGCCGGCTATGACGGGACGGCCGTCAGCGAGATCCGCGAGGCAGTTGCGCTCGAAGCCTACTACCAGTCCTACGAGGACAAACGCGAACTCGTCACGGACCTGCTCTTTGGCGGTCGCGAGACCACCGACGCCGACGTCCGCGGGCTGGCGAGTCACGTCAGCGAGCAGTTCCGTGAGAAACTCGACGTCGCCGTCGAAACGGCCCAGGAGAACCTCGACCGACGCAGTGTCGGCGACGAAACGATCGGCGTGCTCGACATCGATCGGTTCACCCACACGTATGACTTCCCGCCCGCCACGCTGCTGCTCGACGAACTTTACCGCCGGAGTGACGATCTGACGGCGATCGTCGGCGTCGACGAGGACGAACTCCACGTCCGGAGCGGCCACGAACTCGACGTCCGCCAACTCGTCGAGATGGCCGACGAGACCGTCGAAGGGGCCGACCTCGAACCGCTCAGCACCCGGTCGCATCGCATCGAGTTCCTCGCCGGCCAGCGCTCGACGGTCGTCGACGCCGTGCTCGACGCGATCGTCGACAGCATCTGA
- a CDS encoding MBL fold metallo-hydrolase, giving the protein MQLTFLGTGSAMPTGDRNQTGLLLEADGNRLLIDCGSGILDALAATDSGYTDLDAVLLTHHHLDHVADLLPLLKARWLADAPPLRIVGPSGTESLLDELLDIHGYLRKHVEPTVADIEVGETMLAGFDISAREIHHSMAGFGYRLSPTGTDRPAVVFSGDTVAVPEFLTVADGAEVLVHDCSFPDDIETDNHATPASLGTALDAADATVGTLYLTHLYPHTDGRHQEMVASVRERYDGAVAVARDGLTAEL; this is encoded by the coding sequence ATGCAACTGACGTTTCTGGGGACGGGGAGTGCCATGCCCACCGGCGACCGCAACCAGACCGGACTGTTGCTCGAAGCCGACGGCAACCGACTGCTGATCGACTGCGGGAGCGGTATCCTCGACGCGCTGGCAGCGACCGACTCAGGGTACACCGACCTCGACGCCGTCCTTCTCACCCATCACCACCTCGACCACGTCGCGGATCTACTACCCCTGTTGAAGGCCCGCTGGCTGGCTGACGCCCCGCCGCTCCGGATCGTCGGCCCATCCGGTACCGAATCCCTCCTCGACGAACTCCTCGATATCCACGGCTACCTCCGGAAACACGTCGAGCCGACGGTGGCCGACATCGAGGTCGGTGAGACGATGCTCGCGGGTTTCGACATTTCGGCGCGGGAGATCCACCACTCGATGGCCGGCTTTGGCTACCGACTCTCGCCGACCGGCACTGACCGTCCCGCAGTCGTCTTCAGCGGCGACACCGTGGCGGTTCCCGAATTTCTCACCGTCGCCGACGGGGCCGAGGTTTTGGTTCACGACTGTTCGTTCCCGGACGACATCGAGACGGACAACCACGCGACGCCTGCGTCACTGGGGACAGCCCTCGATGCAGCCGACGCTACTGTTGGGACGCTATATCTCACGCACCTCTATCCCCACACTGACGGTCGTCATCAGGAAATGGTCGCGTCGGTTCGCGAGCGTTACGACGGCGCGGTCGCCGTCGCTCGCGACGGGTTGACCGCCGAGTTGTAG